One Parasphingorhabdus cellanae genomic region harbors:
- a CDS encoding DNA-methyltransferase, whose protein sequence is MLASELQGPIDLVLDDADDSDPAKTDSAEDVIPPRLPNAAAISGDIWQLGRHGLICGDAQNSVVFAQLLGTEQADLLFTDPPYNVKIDGHVCGLGNVRHRDFAFASGEMSQTDFTTFLSTTLGHASGHMRDGSIAYVCMDWRHMGELLAAGNTVFTELKNLIVWNKTNGGMGTFYRSKHELVFVFKKGIAPHTNSFGLGESGRYRTNVWDYAGISSISASRDEELAMHPTVKPVALVADAIRDCSRRGEIILDCFGGSGFTLIAAHKTGRCARLIEYDPLYCDTIVTRWQDCLPFAPGNIGLCARNGRGGQWMLDVSGSVRKLVEPLRLLVHSGFLITSLSGSMALKSCQALVHE, encoded by the coding sequence TTGTTGGCAAGCGAACTGCAAGGCCCGATTGATCTGGTGTTGGATGACGCCGATGATTCTGATCCGGCTAAAACGGATAGTGCAGAGGATGTGATACCTCCCCGGCTCCCAAATGCCGCGGCAATCAGCGGCGATATCTGGCAACTGGGACGGCACGGTCTCATTTGCGGTGATGCTCAGAACAGTGTCGTCTTCGCTCAGTTGCTCGGTACAGAGCAAGCTGATCTTCTGTTCACCGACCCTCCCTATAATGTGAAAATTGATGGGCATGTCTGCGGCCTCGGCAATGTCCGGCACCGCGACTTTGCTTTTGCTAGCGGAGAGATGAGCCAGACGGATTTTACGACGTTTCTATCCACGACATTAGGTCATGCATCCGGTCATATGCGCGATGGCTCGATTGCTTATGTCTGCATGGACTGGCGTCATATGGGTGAACTGCTGGCAGCGGGCAATACTGTCTTCACTGAGCTTAAAAACTTGATCGTGTGGAACAAGACCAATGGCGGGATGGGTACCTTTTACCGATCCAAGCACGAACTGGTCTTTGTGTTCAAGAAAGGTATCGCTCCTCATACCAACAGCTTTGGTCTGGGAGAAAGCGGGCGTTATCGCACCAATGTCTGGGACTATGCCGGGATCAGCAGCATAAGTGCGAGCCGGGATGAAGAGCTGGCCATGCATCCCACCGTCAAGCCGGTCGCATTGGTTGCGGATGCCATTCGTGATTGTTCCCGGCGAGGCGAGATCATTCTCGACTGTTTCGGCGGATCGGGTTTTACGCTGATTGCCGCACACAAGACAGGCAGATGCGCCCGGCTGATTGAATATGATCCGCTCTATTGCGACACCATTGTTACGCGCTGGCAAGACTGTTTGCCGTTCGCGCCGGGCAACATTGGGCTATGCGCTAGAAATGGACGGGGTGGCCAGTGGATGCTTGATGTAAGCGGAAGCGTAAGAAAGCTGGTGGAACCGCTTAGATTATTGGTTCATTCTGGCTTTCTTATTACTTCCCTTTCTGGTTCAATGGCTCTGAAATCTTGCCAAGCCCTCGTGCATGAATAA
- a CDS encoding IS110 family transposase has protein sequence MGYYVGLDVALRSVALCVVTGDGEIVLERALACEVGEIVECLRGLDQSIERVGFEAGTMSQTLFHGLHAAGYRVICMEARHVGAALSAMRNKTDRNDARGIAQVVRSGWYRPVHMKSQESHYVRTLLTSRKALLRRCIDLENEIRGLLKVFGIRLPSSLAHHRFAQTVRPIIEADEALLYALLPMLDAQQVLLASYQELDRRVKLVAGNDPVCMLLMTAPGVGAVTALHFKAAIDDPARFTSSRLVGAHFGLTPRRFQSGESDNQGRISKAGDPMYAQHFTLPQTRCSPEHAKCLRSKHGACIWFERRAGAAPLLLLPANLPSSSTACGSMAPSSNGMIRR, from the coding sequence ATGGGATATTATGTAGGACTGGATGTGGCGCTGCGCTCGGTTGCGCTTTGCGTGGTGACTGGAGATGGCGAGATTGTTCTGGAACGGGCTCTGGCCTGTGAGGTGGGTGAGATTGTCGAATGCTTGCGTGGTCTGGATCAATCGATAGAGAGGGTCGGCTTTGAGGCTGGCACAATGAGCCAGACATTGTTCCACGGATTGCACGCAGCAGGCTATAGGGTCATTTGCATGGAGGCCCGGCATGTCGGCGCGGCTTTGTCGGCGATGCGCAACAAGACGGACAGGAACGATGCGCGTGGTATCGCGCAAGTGGTCCGCTCCGGTTGGTATCGCCCGGTGCATATGAAGAGCCAAGAGAGCCACTACGTTCGAACCTTGCTAACGAGCCGGAAGGCGTTGCTGCGCCGCTGTATTGATCTGGAGAATGAGATACGCGGGCTGCTCAAGGTGTTTGGTATCCGGTTGCCATCATCGCTCGCCCATCACCGCTTTGCTCAGACAGTGAGACCGATCATCGAAGCAGATGAGGCTTTGCTATATGCACTTCTACCGATGCTGGATGCTCAGCAGGTGCTTCTGGCCAGCTATCAAGAGCTGGACCGGCGTGTGAAGCTAGTGGCGGGGAATGATCCGGTCTGCATGCTGTTGATGACAGCACCCGGCGTCGGAGCTGTCACAGCGCTGCACTTCAAGGCTGCCATTGATGATCCGGCACGCTTCACGTCATCAAGGCTTGTTGGCGCGCACTTTGGACTGACACCTAGACGGTTCCAGTCCGGAGAAAGCGACAACCAGGGGCGCATATCCAAAGCCGGTGATCCGATGTACGCTCAGCACTTTACTCTGCCGCAAACTCGCTGCTCACCCGAACACGCAAAATGTCTCCGCTCAAAGCATGGGGCTTGCATCTGGTTCGAACGAAGGGCCGGCGCCGCGCCACTGTTGCTGTTGCCCGCAAACTTGCCGTCATCCTCCACCGCATGTGGGTCGATGGCACCCAGTTCCAATGGAATGATCAGGAGGTAA
- a CDS encoding S46 family peptidase, with translation MKNTKLWSLNLLIAVSLAGPVSAKEGMYTPDQLQEIKEELKQTGLEIAPETLADLTGFPMGAVVSLGGCSASFVSPEGLVVTNHHCARGSVQYNSTAEKNYLQDGFLATAKDDELPAAPGSRIYVTTGVVDVTERIREGTADLVPLDRYSIVEQHSKDIIAECEKEAGLRCQVASFYGGAQYKLVKRLEVRDVRLVYAPADAVGKYGGDIDNWQWPRHTGDFAFYRAYVAPDGSAADFDEANIPYRPKHHLKVSASGLKDGDFVMAAGYPGTTSRYTLLAEVENTFNWTYPTFELLLNDWINTIEEAAPVGSEARVKYESRLAGLNNFKKNLRGQIEGARRVGLVDRRRTREASLTKWIAADSTRAGYGAAIEKLATLSEEQAKAGRTNFWYRNVSRPQLFSAARRLYRLTQERQKPDAEREPGYQERDMTFFREGLQALDRRFDPTVDKAEWLLFLSGYLKQPAEERVPAFDQALKLDANTSEADLPGIIERFYADTKLGDGDTRLALMEATTEELEASSDPFMQLAVATYEYDRALEKQSEERSGRSLALRPDYMEAITKWQRERGQLTYPDANSTLRVTFGTVLGGSPRDGMMYLPFTTLEGITDKDTGEDPFNAPAKMLERIEAKDYGRYALDSLNSVPVNFLSDLDSTGGNSGSATLNARAELVGLLFDGTFESVNSDWDFDPRTTRTIHVDTRYMLWVMDKVDGAQALIAEMDIVE, from the coding sequence ATGAAAAACACAAAGCTCTGGTCTCTCAATCTGCTCATCGCGGTATCGCTGGCTGGACCCGTTTCAGCGAAAGAGGGTATGTACACGCCGGACCAGCTGCAGGAAATCAAGGAAGAGCTGAAACAAACCGGGCTTGAGATTGCGCCGGAAACGCTTGCCGATCTGACCGGTTTTCCGATGGGCGCAGTTGTCTCTCTGGGCGGTTGTTCTGCCAGCTTTGTTTCCCCTGAAGGCCTGGTTGTTACCAACCATCACTGCGCACGCGGGTCGGTCCAATATAATTCAACAGCCGAAAAAAATTACCTACAAGATGGTTTTCTAGCGACTGCCAAAGATGACGAATTACCCGCAGCACCCGGTTCTCGCATTTATGTGACTACAGGTGTAGTCGATGTGACCGAACGGATACGAGAGGGCACCGCGGATCTTGTACCTCTTGATCGCTACTCTATTGTGGAACAGCACAGCAAAGATATTATTGCTGAATGCGAAAAAGAGGCGGGTCTTCGCTGCCAAGTGGCCAGTTTCTATGGCGGCGCACAATATAAGTTAGTGAAACGTCTGGAAGTGCGCGACGTGCGGCTGGTCTATGCGCCGGCCGATGCTGTTGGCAAATATGGCGGTGATATCGATAACTGGCAATGGCCGCGCCATACCGGTGACTTTGCGTTTTACCGGGCCTATGTCGCGCCCGACGGATCGGCGGCAGATTTCGATGAAGCCAATATCCCATATCGTCCCAAACATCATCTAAAGGTTAGCGCATCTGGCCTCAAAGATGGCGATTTTGTAATGGCGGCGGGTTATCCCGGTACAACCAGCCGCTATACGTTACTCGCCGAAGTGGAAAATACCTTCAACTGGACCTATCCAACCTTCGAACTGCTGCTGAACGACTGGATCAATACGATTGAGGAAGCGGCACCCGTGGGTTCGGAGGCCAGGGTGAAGTATGAATCTCGTCTTGCCGGATTGAACAATTTCAAGAAGAATTTGCGCGGGCAAATTGAAGGCGCAAGACGCGTTGGACTCGTTGATCGCCGCCGTACGAGAGAGGCCTCCCTAACCAAGTGGATCGCAGCCGATAGTACGCGGGCTGGTTATGGCGCGGCAATAGAAAAGCTCGCAACCTTATCGGAAGAGCAGGCAAAAGCTGGCAGAACCAATTTCTGGTATCGCAATGTGTCTCGCCCACAACTGTTTTCCGCAGCCCGGCGGCTCTATCGATTGACGCAAGAGCGCCAAAAGCCTGATGCTGAAAGAGAACCCGGCTATCAGGAGCGCGACATGACGTTTTTCCGCGAAGGCCTTCAGGCGCTGGACCGGCGCTTTGATCCGACAGTTGATAAGGCAGAATGGCTCTTGTTCCTGAGCGGTTATCTCAAGCAACCAGCAGAAGAACGGGTGCCAGCATTTGATCAGGCATTGAAGCTTGATGCCAATACAAGCGAAGCGGATCTGCCCGGCATAATAGAGCGGTTCTATGCAGATACAAAGCTGGGTGATGGCGACACGCGCCTTGCCCTGATGGAAGCTACAACCGAAGAGCTGGAAGCAAGCAGCGATCCTTTCATGCAATTGGCGGTGGCAACATATGAATATGACCGCGCGTTGGAAAAGCAGAGTGAAGAGCGCAGCGGTCGCTCATTGGCGCTGCGCCCGGACTATATGGAGGCCATTACCAAGTGGCAGCGTGAGCGCGGTCAGCTTACCTATCCCGACGCTAACAGCACATTGCGTGTGACATTTGGCACTGTGCTAGGCGGCAGCCCGCGCGATGGCATGATGTATTTGCCATTCACGACATTGGAGGGGATTACAGACAAAGATACTGGCGAGGATCCCTTCAACGCTCCTGCCAAGATGCTGGAGCGGATCGAGGCTAAGGATTACGGCCGCTATGCGCTGGATAGTTTGAATTCAGTGCCCGTGAATTTCCTGTCCGATCTCGATTCAACCGGTGGCAATAGCGGATCAGCAACGCTCAATGCGCGGGCGGAGCTGGTTGGCCTGTTATTTGATGGTACCTTTGAAAGTGTCAATTCCGACTGGGACTTTGATCCGCGCACTACCCGTACAATCCATGTCGACACGCGTTATATGTTGTGGGTCATGGACAAGGTTGATGGCGCGCAGGCGTTGATCGCGGAAATGGACATCGTTGAATAA
- a CDS encoding M1 family metallopeptidase, which translates to MRILVFIAAFLLASPALAQGIQQTKGDFQDKFRQLDEVLPDPNVYRNASGAPGHQYWQQRADYRITAELDEKKRRLTAQATINYTNNSPDVLPWIWMQLDQNIFRKDSVAELTNTFGGPGRRGPVVKPADGDEPAKLSLGELRRQQAMADNDYGYDIRSITLPDGSKLSHTIVGTMMRIDLPMPLKPNESVEFQIDWAFNIVEENAVRARSGYEHFPNDPRSGGNDIFLFAQWFPRLVAYSDYEGWHNKEFLGRGEYTLEFGDYDVTMAVPNDHIVSSTGILANPIDVLTATQRQRLETAKNADKPVFIVTPQEAAANERTGPSGTKIWRYTAKNVRDFAWASSRKFMWDAQGHKQPGAEHDTVMAMSFWPKEGGELWRKYSTASVVHTMKVYSRFSFDYPYPTAQSVNGPVGGMEYPMITFNGPRTTLNKDGSRTYSLSEKVFLVGVIIHEIGHIYFPMVVNSDERQWTWMDEGINSFLDSVAGYEWDPDMPWTRSLPRDLIPYMTSSQQVPIMTHSDSVLNLGPNAYGKPSAAFHILRDTVIGRERFDFALKEYSQRWKHKRPTPADFFRTMEEASGTDLDWFWRGWFYTTDHVDISLDTIHKLRIDTENPNIDLPRRRGELADDPEKVGNRLNREERVPIWVLENPGVTDFYDENDEFTVTPKDRKSYKEFLESMDEPWMRPTFDRAVKEDANYYVLSFSNKGGLVMPIILDLTFADGKTERMMIPAEIWRRNAREVKKMLVFPKGKTLAKVVVDPDWETADADVENNHYPRRMIESRIEAFKSPDRKERVQRDLMGEARGTEKNKTGRK; encoded by the coding sequence TTGAGAATCTTGGTTTTTATCGCAGCATTTCTGCTTGCTTCACCCGCTTTGGCGCAAGGCATACAGCAAACCAAAGGTGATTTTCAGGACAAGTTTCGTCAACTCGACGAAGTCTTGCCCGATCCCAATGTCTATCGCAATGCGTCTGGCGCGCCGGGTCATCAATATTGGCAACAGCGGGCGGACTACCGGATTACAGCTGAGCTGGATGAGAAAAAGCGGCGGCTAACCGCGCAAGCGACAATAAACTACACCAATAACTCGCCAGACGTACTGCCTTGGATCTGGATGCAGCTTGATCAGAATATCTTCCGCAAGGACTCCGTTGCCGAACTGACAAACACCTTCGGCGGCCCCGGTCGTCGTGGCCCGGTTGTTAAGCCAGCCGATGGTGATGAACCAGCCAAGCTGTCTCTCGGTGAACTGCGCCGTCAGCAAGCAATGGCCGACAATGACTATGGCTATGACATTCGCAGCATCACCTTGCCAGATGGATCCAAGCTTTCTCATACTATCGTCGGCACCATGATGCGCATTGACCTGCCAATGCCACTTAAGCCGAACGAGAGCGTTGAATTCCAGATCGATTGGGCGTTTAACATTGTAGAGGAAAATGCGGTTCGCGCGCGTTCGGGATATGAGCATTTTCCCAATGACCCGCGCTCGGGCGGGAACGACATTTTTCTTTTTGCACAATGGTTTCCCCGTCTGGTTGCCTATTCAGATTATGAAGGCTGGCACAATAAGGAGTTTCTGGGACGCGGCGAATATACGCTGGAATTTGGTGATTATGATGTCACTATGGCGGTACCGAACGATCATATCGTGTCCTCTACCGGCATATTAGCAAACCCGATTGATGTTTTGACAGCAACCCAGCGCCAACGCCTTGAGACTGCCAAAAACGCCGATAAACCGGTATTCATCGTCACACCACAAGAAGCAGCAGCCAATGAGCGCACAGGGCCAAGCGGCACCAAGATCTGGCGCTATACCGCGAAAAATGTGCGAGACTTTGCCTGGGCAAGCAGCCGCAAATTCATGTGGGATGCGCAGGGGCACAAGCAGCCTGGGGCTGAACATGATACAGTCATGGCCATGTCTTTCTGGCCCAAAGAAGGCGGTGAGCTGTGGCGTAAATATTCCACTGCGTCCGTCGTTCACACCATGAAGGTCTATTCCCGGTTCAGCTTTGACTATCCCTATCCGACCGCGCAATCGGTCAACGGGCCGGTGGGCGGCATGGAATATCCGATGATCACCTTTAACGGGCCCCGGACGACGCTTAACAAGGATGGAAGCCGTACCTATTCGCTGTCAGAGAAGGTTTTCCTAGTCGGCGTCATCATTCATGAAATTGGCCATATCTATTTCCCGATGGTGGTCAATTCCGATGAGCGGCAATGGACCTGGATGGATGAGGGAATCAATTCTTTCCTCGATAGTGTTGCGGGCTATGAGTGGGATCCGGATATGCCCTGGACACGCAGCCTTCCTCGCGACCTGATCCCTTATATGACCTCTTCTCAACAGGTTCCCATTATGACTCATTCAGACAGCGTGCTGAATCTGGGGCCAAATGCCTATGGCAAGCCATCGGCTGCTTTTCATATCTTGCGCGACACTGTTATCGGGCGCGAACGCTTTGATTTCGCGTTGAAAGAATATTCCCAACGCTGGAAACATAAACGGCCCACACCGGCTGACTTTTTCCGCACGATGGAAGAAGCCTCCGGTACCGATCTGGACTGGTTCTGGCGCGGTTGGTTCTATACCACCGACCATGTTGATATTTCTCTGGATACCATCCACAAATTGCGGATCGATACGGAAAATCCAAACATTGATCTGCCGCGCCGCCGCGGTGAACTTGCTGATGATCCTGAAAAAGTCGGCAACCGTTTGAACCGCGAAGAGCGCGTGCCGATCTGGGTTTTGGAAAATCCCGGCGTGACTGATTTTTATGACGAAAATGATGAATTCACTGTCACGCCAAAGGATCGCAAGTCCTATAAGGAGTTTCTGGAATCCATGGACGAACCATGGATGCGCCCCACCTTTGACCGGGCTGTGAAAGAGGATGCCAATTATTATGTGCTGAGCTTTTCCAACAAAGGCGGATTGGTCATGCCGATCATTCTGGATTTGACATTTGCTGATGGCAAGACCGAACGGATGATGATCCCAGCTGAGATCTGGCGGCGTAATGCCAGAGAAGTCAAAAAAATGCTGGTATTTCCGAAAGGCAAAACGCTTGCCAAGGTTGTCGTTGATCCTGATTGGGAAACCGCGGACGCTGACGTTGAAAATAATCACTATCCGCGCAGGATGATCGAAAGCCGGATTGAAGCGTTTAAGTCACCGGACAGAAAAGAGCGTGTTCAACGCGATCTGATGGGTGAAGCGCGCGGCACCGAAAAGAATAAGACAGGACGAAAATGA
- a CDS encoding DUF6702 family protein, translating into MRLPSLLMVLLMALSLAVPAAAHQQKITISTVSHNPRTEMLEVVHRITLHDAEHALKSLGVRAPDIVADMDNRRAFAKYVAERFTISVEDEPVDLMLLGSEIDAGSLFIYQEMPSPARGSELQISSQILTDISSRQENRVNLGVGTKVKTLIFRAGDGFQAAVLP; encoded by the coding sequence ATGAGACTGCCCTCTCTGTTGATGGTCTTGCTGATGGCGCTGTCGCTGGCTGTTCCCGCAGCAGCGCATCAGCAAAAGATCACCATTTCCACTGTCTCACATAATCCTCGGACAGAAATGCTTGAGGTGGTTCATCGCATCACCTTGCATGATGCGGAGCACGCGTTGAAGTCATTGGGCGTTAGGGCGCCGGATATTGTCGCCGATATGGATAACAGGCGGGCCTTTGCAAAATATGTTGCCGAACGTTTTACAATCAGTGTGGAAGATGAACCGGTGGACCTGATGCTGCTTGGTAGCGAGATCGACGCAGGAAGCTTGTTCATTTATCAGGAAATGCCCTCTCCGGCGCGGGGAAGCGAATTGCAAATATCCTCGCAGATATTGACCGATATTTCGTCGCGTCAGGAAAATCGCGTCAATCTTGGCGTGGGAACCAAGGTCAAAACGCTTATCTTTCGTGCTGGTGACGGATTTCAGGCCGCTGTCTTGCCATAG
- a CDS encoding alkaline phosphatase D family protein codes for MADLRSRRLDMSRRHALKTFGGGAIAALGLTIGAPLLAAPVFRTYPFQLGVASGEPAPDGFVIWTRLAPDPLSIGYGMPAAAVEVEWLVASDERMRDIVARGTAYARPELGHAVHVAVAGLEPNRPYWYRFVVGRERSAIGRSRTTPSVGQPLDRLRFAVAGCQNYEEGYYTAHRFLAAEEADFVYCYGDYIYEYRENRFRNRSKGPVEVVRPHAGDEIYTIDDYRRRYAQYKMDVDLQAAHAAAPWFMTWDDHEIDNNWVGAIDQDGTPEALFNLRRQMAVQAYYEHMPLRASALPVGPAMQLYRQAQFGDLMDFNLLDTRQYRTDQPCDDKWGIPCKDIDGDNAQVLGQRQESWLFNKLGSSNARWQVLAQQVMMMDLDRMPGPEHTENLDSWAGYRVPRNRVLEQITTLGLDSVVVLTGDEHQNYAGELHMDGRRPGSKPIATEFVATSISSGGDGEDQRESTKAIQRENASLKWHNSQRGYVVCDVKSDRWMTEFKTVDCVTERGGQLRTRKRMTVEHGAPDSLSDG; via the coding sequence ATGGCTGATTTGCGCTCCCGCAGACTTGATATGAGTCGGCGCCATGCACTCAAGACATTTGGGGGTGGTGCCATTGCGGCGTTGGGCCTGACGATCGGCGCGCCACTTCTCGCTGCGCCTGTCTTTAGGACCTATCCTTTTCAGCTTGGGGTAGCGTCAGGGGAACCTGCACCAGATGGATTTGTAATCTGGACGCGTCTTGCGCCTGACCCGCTTTCCATAGGCTATGGCATGCCTGCTGCCGCTGTTGAAGTCGAGTGGCTGGTGGCTAGTGATGAGCGAATGCGCGATATTGTGGCGCGTGGCACCGCCTATGCCCGCCCAGAGCTGGGTCATGCTGTACATGTGGCGGTCGCCGGGCTCGAACCCAATCGGCCCTATTGGTACCGGTTTGTTGTCGGCCGGGAACGAAGTGCCATTGGCCGTAGCAGGACGACCCCATCGGTTGGACAGCCATTAGACAGGCTCCGTTTCGCGGTAGCAGGCTGTCAGAACTATGAGGAGGGCTATTACACCGCCCATCGCTTCCTCGCCGCAGAAGAAGCTGATTTCGTCTATTGCTATGGCGATTATATCTATGAATATCGCGAGAACCGTTTCCGCAACAGGTCGAAAGGGCCTGTCGAAGTGGTCCGGCCACATGCGGGAGATGAAATCTATACGATCGATGATTACCGTCGGCGCTATGCCCAATATAAGATGGATGTAGACCTACAGGCTGCGCATGCCGCTGCGCCCTGGTTCATGACTTGGGACGATCATGAAATAGACAATAATTGGGTTGGCGCTATTGACCAGGACGGAACGCCGGAAGCGCTTTTCAATCTGCGTCGCCAGATGGCGGTACAGGCTTATTACGAGCATATGCCCCTGCGCGCCTCTGCCTTGCCTGTGGGTCCGGCGATGCAGCTTTATCGGCAGGCCCAATTTGGCGATCTGATGGATTTCAACCTGCTCGACACCCGGCAATATCGCACGGATCAACCCTGCGATGACAAATGGGGCATTCCCTGTAAGGATATCGATGGCGACAATGCGCAAGTGCTCGGCCAGCGTCAGGAAAGCTGGCTGTTTAACAAGCTCGGCAGCTCCAACGCCCGCTGGCAGGTATTGGCACAACAGGTCATGATGATGGACCTTGATCGCATGCCTGGCCCGGAGCATACCGAAAATCTTGATAGCTGGGCGGGATATCGCGTGCCACGCAACCGGGTTTTGGAACAGATCACTACATTGGGGCTAGACAGCGTCGTTGTGCTAACCGGCGACGAACACCAGAATTATGCAGGCGAATTGCATATGGATGGCAGGCGCCCAGGCTCCAAACCCATTGCCACTGAGTTTGTTGCCACGTCCATTTCATCGGGCGGCGATGGTGAAGATCAGCGTGAAAGCACAAAGGCCATCCAACGCGAAAATGCTAGCCTCAAATGGCATAACTCTCAGCGTGGCTATGTAGTATGTGATGTAAAGTCTGACCGCTGGATGACGGAGTTTAAAACGGTGGACTGCGTTACCGAACGCGGCGGGCAACTGCGAACCCGCAAACGCATGACTGTGGAGCACGGGGCACCCGATTCGCTCAGCGACGGGTAA
- a CDS encoding TonB-dependent receptor domain-containing protein — MKKIIFVALGLLASPALAENDADADGSLNHPIEDDETIIVTADYVSEFDILAGTSVIARDNILRSMQPQLGDVLTKQPGVSATSFGPGASRPVLRGLQGERVRVLTDGIGTLDVSNTSADHAVTIDPLTTDRIEIFRGPAALLFGSQAIGGAVNAIDRRIPREVPENGFHVDLLGNYGSAFDEASIGGALEVALSDQFVVHIDGSYRDTGDVEVGDFVLTPALRAQQLEVAAEEQEEGNLDEAAEALELAGLRGQLPNSFTETYTFGTGFALINERGSLGASISLYDTRYGIPARPGAEHHGEEGEEEGEGEGEGEEGEAPVSIDLRQWRADLRGEIFTGGGFLESVRFRAGYSNYEHTEFEGDEVGTVFDSEGFEARLEFVQADRDGWRGVTGFQGLTRDFVATGAEAFVPPNVTDQYGLFTLQEFQWDKVGLELSARFEKTDVQSNSVAIGLEEAAVIVPIDRNFNAFSVAAGTSYSIAPDVRIGINASRVERAPSAEELFSNGPHVATQAFEIGNPFFDKETSLGLEAYVRGKSGPARFQLAAYHNWFDDFIYEIETGGEADGLPIFQFFQSDARYWGFEAQVAVDVVQSDNVTVTVDAVADYVRATIEDDGPAPRIPPLRLLGGLEASTGSLRGRAEIEWVDSQNRTSAFELPTDGHTLVNASFSWKPFGEESEHILILSADNIFDVDARRHASFTKDFVPLTGRNFKVSARISF, encoded by the coding sequence GTGAAGAAAATAATATTTGTTGCACTGGGGTTGTTGGCAAGTCCAGCACTGGCTGAAAATGATGCAGACGCGGATGGCAGTCTGAATCATCCCATTGAAGATGATGAGACTATTATTGTCACTGCGGATTATGTCTCCGAATTTGACATTCTTGCAGGGACCTCGGTTATTGCCAGAGATAATATCCTGCGCAGTATGCAACCGCAGCTTGGGGATGTTCTGACGAAACAGCCGGGCGTTTCGGCGACGTCCTTCGGGCCGGGTGCTTCGCGGCCAGTACTGCGAGGCCTGCAAGGCGAAAGGGTTCGGGTGTTAACAGATGGTATCGGCACGCTTGATGTTTCCAACACGTCGGCTGATCACGCTGTTACTATCGACCCCCTCACGACCGATAGAATCGAGATATTCCGCGGGCCGGCGGCATTGTTGTTCGGCAGCCAAGCAATCGGCGGCGCGGTGAATGCAATCGACCGGCGTATTCCTAGGGAAGTCCCAGAAAATGGCTTTCACGTCGATCTGCTGGGCAATTATGGTAGCGCTTTTGATGAGGCCAGTATTGGCGGCGCTTTGGAAGTGGCGCTGAGCGACCAGTTTGTCGTCCATATCGATGGCAGCTATCGTGATACCGGTGATGTGGAGGTTGGCGATTTTGTGCTGACTCCCGCCCTGCGCGCCCAACAGTTGGAGGTCGCCGCTGAAGAACAGGAAGAAGGCAATCTTGATGAAGCAGCGGAAGCCCTAGAACTTGCCGGTTTGCGCGGTCAACTGCCCAATAGTTTCACCGAGACCTATACATTTGGCACCGGTTTTGCGCTGATCAACGAACGCGGAAGCCTGGGGGCTTCGATCAGTCTTTATGACACGCGCTATGGGATACCGGCACGTCCGGGGGCGGAGCATCATGGCGAAGAAGGAGAAGAGGAAGGCGAAGGCGAAGGAGAAGGAGAAGAAGGCGAGGCACCGGTTTCGATCGATTTGCGCCAATGGCGAGCCGATCTGCGCGGAGAAATATTCACCGGCGGCGGTTTTCTGGAATCGGTTCGCTTTCGTGCTGGCTATTCCAACTATGAACATACTGAGTTTGAAGGCGATGAGGTCGGCACTGTTTTTGACAGCGAAGGCTTTGAGGCCCGTCTGGAATTTGTCCAGGCGGACCGCGACGGCTGGCGCGGCGTAACTGGTTTTCAGGGCCTTACGCGCGATTTTGTGGCAACCGGGGCCGAAGCCTTCGTACCGCCCAACGTCACCGACCAATATGGCCTGTTCACACTGCAGGAGTTTCAATGGGATAAAGTCGGACTGGAGTTGTCCGCGCGTTTTGAAAAGACCGACGTCCAGTCGAACAGCGTCGCCATTGGCCTGGAAGAAGCGGCGGTGATTGTCCCGATTGATCGCAATTTCAATGCGTTCTCGGTTGCTGCGGGGACCAGTTACAGCATCGCCCCAGATGTTCGAATCGGGATTAATGCCAGCCGGGTAGAGCGAGCACCTTCTGCCGAGGAGCTGTTCTCCAACGGACCGCATGTGGCAACCCAAGCCTTTGAAATTGGCAATCCTTTTTTTGACAAGGAAACCTCTTTGGGACTGGAAGCATATGTGCGTGGCAAGAGCGGTCCAGCCCGTTTCCAGCTTGCCGCTTATCACAACTGGTTTGATGATTTTATCTATGAGATCGAAACCGGAGGCGAAGCAGATGGCTTGCCTATATTCCAGTTTTTTCAGTCCGACGCCCGATATTGGGGATTTGAAGCCCAGGTTGCTGTTGATGTGGTGCAATCTGACAACGTGACCGTAACCGTCGATGCGGTGGCGGACTATGTCCGTGCAACCATCGAGGATGACGGCCCCGCGCCCCGCATTCCGCCACTGCGATTGTTAGGTGGTCTAGAAGCGAGCACTGGAAGCTTACGTGGGCGGGCAGAGATCGAATGGGTTGACAGCCAAAACCGGACATCAGCATTTGAGCTTCCCACCGATGGCCATACGCTCGTAAATGCATCATTCTCTTGGAAACCATTTGGTGAAGAAAGTGAGCATATTTTGATCTTGTCCGCTGATAATATTTTTGACGTCGATGCGCGTCGCCATGCTAGTTTCACCAAGGATTTTGTGCCTCTGACGGGCCGGAATTTCAAGGTTTCTGCGCGGATCAGTTTCTGA